A segment of the Desertifilum tharense IPPAS B-1220 genome:
GTTTCAGACCGGAAACCCCTCTCCTACCGAGATTGATAAATCCTGGTAACGAGAAATCAAGAAAAGTCACAAAGACCTAAGCTATCTGTCTCTATTTTATGCATTTCTCTACCCGTCGTCGCTAGAGTGCGATAACTTTACAGACTCTTTAACCCTTCCACAATCTACCCAGGATAGAATGAAGGATACTCAAAAAGTGTCTTTCTTTTGACAGAACTTTTTATAAACATCCGGGAGTAGCGTCAGTACGTCCTGGATGTTTACTTTTGGGGTAGGGCAAACCCGCTTCAGGCTCTATCCCTTGGCTGGATTAACTGGGATGCGTTTGTTGGGTTTTTGCTTCCTCACCCACTGCAAAAATTTTGCCATTTGGGGTTCTTGTTGCAGCTTTTCTAGCGTATTCAGCTCTTTTGCCAGGTGTTGGTTATCAAATAGGGAATGGATTTGACGGTGACAAGCCGAACAAATCTCAATAGTGGCGCTAGGTGGCTCGTTTTTCCGCTTGGTCTTTTGTCGAGGAATGAGGTGGTGAAGCGTTAGCCGTTCGAGTTGTCGTTGGCAGAGTTCGCAGTACATTTCTAGGGGTTTGGGATAGAAAAGCCCGATTCGCCTTCGCGGAATCGCCCTCACCTATTATAACAAGGGGTTTCACTGCGGTGCTTGCTGCCAAATCACTACTAGCGTGCCGCTTCCCGGATTGAGAGGGACTAAGTTGAGATAAGAGACTGAAGGCTGAGTTGGAATCGCATACACCTCACCTCCACCGTAGCTTCCATACCATTCTGCCTGAAGATTGAGTTGAGGCGCGATCGCACTTTCGTACACTTCTTGAGGAGTCTTCTCTGGGATGAGATAATACGCCACAATCTCCGGTTTAGGTTGCTGAAACTCCAAAAACTGCTCTGCTTGTTCCGGTTGACCGAAAAGTTCGACAATCTCCGCTAACGTCCAAGATTCCCCAAAAAGGTTAACTTCTGTTTCCCATCCTCTCAGAAATTCCTCCAAGAAGAGATCGGGCGTTACAGGTTGGGAAGCCAGAGGGGATGGTACCTGATTAGGTGAGGGTTGAGGCGTTGCAATGGGTGTCGGTGAAATTGTGGGTTTTGGCGTTGCAATTGCTGTCGGTGAAATTGTGGGTTTTGGCGTTGCAATTGCTGTCGGTGAAGTCGTGGGTTGAGGCGTTGCAAGGGCTGTCGGTGAAATTGTGGGTTTTGGTGTTGCAATGGCTGTCGGTGAAGTCGTGGGTTTTGGTGTTGCAATGGCTGCGGGTGAAGTCGTGGGTTTTGGTGTAGCGAGGCGCGGGGGAGAGGCTAACTGAACCCGTTCAGAACGCTGAGACGCTTGTGGGGGAACGGTTTGAGGGAGAGGCAGCATTAAGATTGCCGCGTGAGCGATCGCAGATACCCCCAACATCAGAGCATAAACCCAATGGGGCGATCGCTTTGCCTTGACTGAGAATCTGGATTGAGGCATGGGCAAATTGACAGACATCCCAATTAACTTCTAAGATGAGCCAGTAGAATAAAATGATAATCATTATCAGTCAGGTTCATGCTCAACTCTTTGCGGCGAATTACTCAACTAGCAGCACTTTCCTTTGCCCTGACCATTCTCAGCTATACCCAAATCAGCCAAGGACAAACCCGGCCAAAAGTTGTGGCAACCCACAGTATTCTCTGCGATCTTGCCGAACAGATTGCCCAAACAACCATCGACCTGACCTGTTTAATTGAAGCCGGAGTTGACCCCCACGTTTATCAATCTACTCCATCCGATCGCCGAGCCATCGAAGACGCTCAACTAATTCTCTACAACGGGTATAACTTTGAACCCTCCATCATTCGCCTGATGCGAGTCTCGCGGAATTCATCGCCTAGAGTTGCAGTGGCTGAAAAAGCCGTTCCCAATCCCATCATGACGGACGAGCATCACCACCACCATCACCACCATCATCACCACCACCATCATCACGAGGAAGAATCTAACGGTTTAGCACCCGATCCGCATATTTGGCACAATGCCCAACATGGGGTGGCGATGGCGCGAGTTATTCGGGATAGCCTAAAAGAACTTTCACCTCAACAAGCCGAACTTTATAACCGCAACACCGAACAAATTCTGCGCCAGCTTGAAGAATTGCACGTTTGGATCGAACGCCAAGTTAATACAATTCCCGTCAACCAACGCACCCTAGTCACCACCCATGATGCGCTGGGATATTTTGGAGAGACCTACGGCTTGCAGATTCAATCGGCACTACGCAGTGTCAGCACAGAAGCCAGACCCTCAGCGGCACGCATCCGGGAAGTGGTCAATCAAATTCGGTCGGCGAGAATTCCCACAATTTTTGCAGAAACTACCAGCAACCCTCGCTTAATGGCAGCGATCGCAAGAGAAGCAAACGTGCAGCTAGCCGAACGTTCGCTGTATGCCGATAGTTTAGGCGCTTCTGGCAGCGAGGCCACGACCTATCAGCGGATGCTCATTACCAATACCTGCGCGATTGTCAATGGTTTGGGAGGTAATTGTAATTTAACTGAGGCACAAGCTGTTATACAACCATGATGATTGTTGTTGCCGGGCCGCCGGGAAGTGGTAAAACCACTTGGATTTCCGAATTTATTGCCCAAGCCCCCCGCGAGGTTCTTTATTTAGCGCCAGGAACAGAAGGCGTCCCCCTGGATGCAGCTTATTTGAGTTGTCAGAGCGATCGCATTCAAGTAGCAATGGATCGAGACCCTCAAGAAATTTCCGCCCAACTCGCGCAGGGGACACCCGTTTGTATTGAAGTCGGCGTTCATTTAGAGTTAACCCAGGAACGCTCCAACCTTCAAACGCCGATGCATCGGGTGGCCGTTGTTCCAGAAGGCTTGCAGGATACTGAATGGCACGCTTGGGCGGATCGGGTGGTTGTGGGAAATCCCCAGAGTACCCCCATTGCAAATGTTGAGATTTGGCGGGCGATGCTGACGGGTCAAGTGGTCGATCCGCCCAGTTTGGATGTGTTTTGGTATGAGTTGGTGGAAGGCGCTTATGGCGAGGTGAAACGGGCGAAGGGGATTTTTAATCAGCCGGATGGTAGCGTATTTTATTTTGATTTCCTATCCGGTCGGGGAGAGAGTGAAATTTCCCAGTTGCACGAGGCGCAGAGGTTAGCGGGAAGGCCGGAATTTGTCAGCGGGATAGAAGCAATTGGCGTGGGATTGAATACGACGGCGATCGCCCAAACTCTCCAAGAGTGCTGTTTATCCGATACGGCGATCGCTCATTATCAAGACCAACTCGCCGCAATGGAGGCCTAAACATGAAGATAGCGGTTCTTTCTTGCATTCACGGTAATTTAGCCGCGTTGGAAGCGGTTTTACACGATATCGATCGCCAAAAGGCGGAGAAAATCTTCTGCGTGGGGGATTTAGTGGGTTATGGCCCCTATCCTAATGAAGTGGTAGAAAAAGTGCGATCGCTCTCCATTCCCACCTGTGCGGGTTGTTGGGATGAAGACATCGTTGAAGGCCTCAACGCCTGCGAATGTAGCTATCCCTCCCAACTCGCAGAAAAGCGCGGGTTGATCGCCCACGAATGGACCAATCGCGAGATTACCCCAGAAAATCGGGAATTTCTCGCTCAGTTACCCCACAGCCTCCGACATGAAAATCTCGCCTTTGTTCACGGTAGTCCCCATAGCGCCCACGAATATCTACTCTCGGATGTGGATGCGTTCTTAGCCTTAGAACGGGTACTCTCTGCGGGGGCGGATGTACTGTTTTGCGGCCATACTCACCGCCCCTATATCCGGCGTTTGCAATCTGGAAGCTTGCAGGCTGCGCTTTTACACCCCCAGGT
Coding sequences within it:
- a CDS encoding metallophosphoesterase produces the protein MKIAVLSCIHGNLAALEAVLHDIDRQKAEKIFCVGDLVGYGPYPNEVVEKVRSLSIPTCAGCWDEDIVEGLNACECSYPSQLAEKRGLIAHEWTNREITPENREFLAQLPHSLRHENLAFVHGSPHSAHEYLLSDVDAFLALERVLSAGADVLFCGHTHRPYIRRLQSGSLQAALLHPQVQTASNLNFTAPLKQIINVGSVGEPRHGRPNATYALFETETQQASLQEVAYDYQQTCTAIVEKGLPAIFAWRLARGLEFAEMAEDATHVCQR
- a CDS encoding metal ABC transporter solute-binding protein, Zn/Mn family, which encodes MLNSLRRITQLAALSFALTILSYTQISQGQTRPKVVATHSILCDLAEQIAQTTIDLTCLIEAGVDPHVYQSTPSDRRAIEDAQLILYNGYNFEPSIIRLMRVSRNSSPRVAVAEKAVPNPIMTDEHHHHHHHHHHHHHHHEEESNGLAPDPHIWHNAQHGVAMARVIRDSLKELSPQQAELYNRNTEQILRQLEELHVWIERQVNTIPVNQRTLVTTHDALGYFGETYGLQIQSALRSVSTEARPSAARIREVVNQIRSARIPTIFAETTSNPRLMAAIAREANVQLAERSLYADSLGASGSEATTYQRMLITNTCAIVNGLGGNCNLTEAQAVIQP
- a CDS encoding HNH endonuclease yields the protein MYCELCQRQLERLTLHHLIPRQKTKRKNEPPSATIEICSACHRQIHSLFDNQHLAKELNTLEKLQQEPQMAKFLQWVRKQKPNKRIPVNPAKG